Proteins encoded in a region of the Anopheles ziemanni chromosome 2, idAnoZiCoDA_A2_x.2, whole genome shotgun sequence genome:
- the LOC131282026 gene encoding LOW QUALITY PROTEIN: uncharacterized protein LOC131282026 (The sequence of the model RefSeq protein was modified relative to this genomic sequence to represent the inferred CDS: substituted 1 base at 1 genomic stop codon): MGKAARRSVASDPSSPTLSYHYQQQQQQQQHHQQRQVHQPEHLYYSSSLSYSPYNPSSPSSLASSFAASSTDSDSFGSTGASVFASTSAGPQLQAPRTATLQSAPPAFISSLAPGGVGGAGQESPEPGPGASDLFIHSSTAATPSHSNITPEFRXQATSRTNSTVTVHTHTGDPSKTGPQPTEPPTPTPTVSSATSTTHQPAQTTPLLPSFRLSSNRTQVDRERERLRMEFYATYDVMTGVRIAATLGGFFGLMVFLVIYKSRTRSTAKALKDPTIAAVAAAVIQEEEERELQEAIEATAFSLLQEELNINYPGLQRDRLLSLGNVSAPPMLSRGRRMSSISGGYSSLLNPSRRFSYSSTRGHRNSVSVSSRVLSAYNMGGSFGQDDYVMESDGEEADDEFDQFTTTAEIGYPSNYLSVPNKCNESRRSSAMTCCSTESSFLERRCSAITLGLSSLPPISRSPSRQQSRDDTADWEPFYPGINIIEATPKSSPCPSERVAHRSTTGDSERPSTSRSRGGSGLQPTPQPSTSTGGPRLVTSLYDDSSIDCISEYPVGIGCTVDDGFGYRQRQPSSSGRAYGNGHRIDDASIANGSSAHQTQRASVGGHPSNQRNTSSNSANANASGSGGAVRRAPLASLSSFKMSSADCQDTEPKSCGSDSVFGDDSGADTDEDLQQFSTDSDELSLTMPYEEDEEQQPAAGAQRSNRGALYRRQSTLAQCDDEEADGGILLPRDAPSGTRFELEHELDSSRQHQHQHQHHQPTTDTSYLSSLSISHRSGAKGASESRERPSVGNRIETRAIIERQQPNDSTNTSSSVHSQLRQSPLGAIPKVPLAGCDRTRARSVSGLPTITVRVPDGDDDSDMDAGSAKRAPNKTNTRRNAGNSKDGHRGASAEPSSTRQQCVEVNVIIKNSAGTSNNNNNNATTNIKSPSVILELPILAIDDDDDNDPSSSAPALSTNDPCIPGPSRKWSKETLF; the protein is encoded by the exons ATGGGAAAAGCCGCGCGACGGTCAGTTGCGTCAGATCCGTCGTCGCCGACCTTATCCTACCActaccagcaacagcagcagcagcagcaacaccaccaGCAACGGCAAGTGCATCAGCCGGAGCACTTGTACTACTCCTCGTCCTTGTCCTACTCCCCCTACAACCCTTCGTCGCCTTCGTCGCTTGCTTCGTCCTTCGCCGCCAGCTCCACCGACTCGGACTCGTTCGGCTCGACCGGGGCGTCGGTGTTCGCGTCGACTTCCGCCGGCCCGCAGCTGCAGGCTCCCCGGACCGCAACACTTCAATCCGCCCCACCCGCCTTCATCTCGTCACTTGCtcctggtggtgttggtggtgcggGCCAAGAATCACCCGAACCGGGCCCTGGTGCCAGCGATCTCTTCATCCATTCGTCAACCGCGGCCACACCCAGCCACAGCAACATCACACCGGAGTTCAGGTAACAAGCAACCTCCCGGACAAA CAGCACCGTTACGGTGCACACGCACACTGGCGACCCGAGCAAGACCGGGCCGCAGCCAACCGAGCCCCCCACTCCCACCCCTACCGTCTCCtccgccacctccaccacccacCAACCGGCCCAAACCACCCCCCTGTTACCGTCGTTTCGTCTCTCCAGCAACCGAACGCAGGTCGACCGGGAACGGGAGCGGCTCAGGATGGAGTTCTACGCTACGTACGACGTGATGACCGGCGTCCGGATAGCGGCCACGCTCGGCGGTTTCTTCGGCCTAATGGTGTTCCTGGTTATCTACAAGAGCCGCACGCGGTCGACGGCCAAGGCACTCAAG GATCCAACGATAGCAGCCGTCGCAGCGGCCGTCATCCAGGAGGAAGAAGAGCGCGAACTGCAGGAAGCGATCGAGGCGACCGCGTTTTCCCTGCTGCAGGAAGAGCTGAACATCAACTACCCGGGACTGCAGCGCGACCGATTACTATCGCTCGGGAACGTGAGCGCCCCGCCCATGCTGAGCCGTGGCCGCCGGATGTCGTCGATCAGCGGCGGCTACAGCAGCCTGCTGAACCCGTCGAGGCGCTTCTCCTACAGTAGCACGCGGGGGCACCGGAACAGCGTGTCGGTGTCGTCGCGCGTACTTAGTGCCTACAACATGGGCGGAAGCTTCGGGCAGGACGACTACGTGATGGAGAGCGACGGCGAGGAGGCGGACGACGAGTTCGATCAGTTTACGACGACGGCCGAAATCGGATATCCAAGCAATTACCTTTCGGTGCCGAACAAG TGCAACGAATCTCGCCGCAGTAGCGCGATGACGTGCTGCAGCACGGAGAGTTCCTTCCTCGAGCGGCGATGCTCCGCCATCACGCTTGGCCTTTCCTCCTTACCACCGATATCGCGGTCACCGTCGAGGCAGCAGAGCCGGGACGATACCGCCGACTGGGAGCCGTTCTATCCCGGCATCAACATCATCGAAGCGACCCCGAAATCGTCGCCCTGCCCGAGCGAGCGGGTGGCGCATCGGAGCACCACCGGCGACTCGGAGCGCCCCTCAACCAGTCGCAGCCGGGGGGGTTCGGGTCTGCAGCCGACGCCTCAGCCGTCAACTTCGACCGGCGGACCGCGGCTCGTCACCTCCCTGTACGACGACAGTTCGATCGACTGCATCTCGGAGTACCCGGTCGGGATCGGGTGCACCGTGGACGACGGCTTCGGGTACCGTCAACGGCAGCCATCTTCGTCCGGTCGTGCTTACGGCAACGGGCATCGCATCGACGACGCCAGCATAGCGAACGGGAGCTCGGCGCACCAGACGCAGCGGGCCAGCGTCGGTGGCCACCCCAGCAATCAACGCAATACCAGCAGCAATAGTGCCAACGCTAACGCCAGCGGGAGTGGTGGCGCGGTCCGGCGGGCACCCCTAGCGTCGCTCAGTTCCTTCAAGATGTCGTCGGCGGACTGCCAGGACACGGAGCCCAAGAGCTGCGGCTCGGACTCGGTGTTCGGCGACGACAGTGGGGCCGACACGGACGAGGATCTGCAGCAGTTCAGCACCGATAGCGACGAGCTGAGCTTAACGATGCCGTACGAGGAGGACGAAGAGCAGCAGCCGGCAGCGGGGGCCCAGCGGTCAAACCGGGGCGCCCTCTACCGTCGCCAGTCAACGCTGGCCCAGTGcgacgacgaggaggcggACGGTGGAATTCTTCTGCCACGCGACGCACCGAGCGGGACACGGTTCGAGCTCGAGCACGAACTCGACAGCAGCcggcagcaccagcaccagcaccagcaccaccagccaACAACTGACACTAGCTATTTAAGTAGTCTTTCAATTAGCCATCGATCCGGCGCGAAGGGAGCGAGCGAGAGCAGGGAGCGGCCGAGCGTGGGGAACCGCATCGAGACCAGAGCAATCATCGAAAGACAGCAGCCAAATGacagcaccaacaccagcagcagcgtcCACAGCCAGCTGCGTCAGTCGCCCCTCGGAGCCATTCCCAAAGTGCCGCTAGCGGGCTGCGACCGGACGAGAGCACGGTCGGTGTCGGGTTTGCCGACCATCACGGTGCGCGTGCCCGATGGCGACGACGACAGCGACATGGACGCGGGCAGTGCCAAACGAGCTCCAAACAAGACTAACACCAGGCGAAACGCGGGCAATTCTAAAGATGGCCACCGAGGGGCATCTGCCGAGCCGAGCTCGACGAGGCAGCAGTGCGTCGAGGTGAACGTCATCATTAAGAACAGCGCTGGCACcagcaacaataacaacaacaacgccaCTACCAACATCAAAAGTCCCTCTGTGATTCTCGAGCTGCCGATCCTGGCgatcgacgatgacgacgacaatGACCCGTCCTCGTCCGCGCCCGCCCTCTCCACCAACGACCCCTGCATCCCGGGCCCGTCGCGCAAGTGGTCCAAGGAAACGCTCTTCTAG